The following proteins are co-located in the Rattus norvegicus strain BN/NHsdMcwi chromosome 19, GRCr8, whole genome shotgun sequence genome:
- the Gabarapl4 gene encoding gamma-aminobutyric acid receptor-associated protein-like 2: MKWMFKEDHSLEHRFVESAKIRVKPPDRVPVIVEKVSGSQIVDTDRRKHLIPSHSTVAQFMWILKKRIQFPSEKATFLCVDKTVPQSRLTVGQLYKKEKDEDGFLYVAHRGENTFGF, encoded by the coding sequence ATGAAGTGGATGTTTAAGGAAGACCACTCGCTGGAACACAGATTCGTGGAATCCGCGAAGATCAGAGTGAAGCCTCCGGACCGGGTTCCAGTGATCGTGGAAAAAGTCTCTGGCTCTCAGATTGTTGACACTGACAGAAGGAAGCACTTGATCCCATCCCACAGCACGGTGGCTCAGTTCATGTGGATCCTCAAGAAAAGGATCCAGTTTCCTTCCGAGAAGGCTACCTTCCTGTGTGTGGACAAGACAGTCCCACAGTCCCGCCTAACTGTGGGACAGCTTTAcaagaaggaaaaagatgaaGATGGATTCTTGTATGTCGCCCACAGAGGAGAGAACACCTTTGGCTTCTGA